A part of Pseudomonas sp. HR96 genomic DNA contains:
- a CDS encoding acetyltransferase, producing the protein MHDLIIIGAGGCGRQVLSQLRLDPAHGVAWRLGGFLDERGPEVVDPILGLPWLGDPASFQPAVGQRLVVAVGDTRSRQRQVAALLARGAQFERITSRCFIGERSQVGRSFIGLDVSTGSDCRLGDFGFIDIEARLGHDVVLEDFVQMGPRCLLAGHVHVERGATLHSAALVARGVRIGAGATVGLGAVVLQDVPAGATVVGNPARVVFHRDVNAGGWP; encoded by the coding sequence ATGCATGACCTGATCATCATCGGCGCGGGCGGCTGCGGCCGTCAGGTGCTGTCCCAGCTGCGACTGGACCCGGCCCATGGCGTCGCCTGGCGGCTGGGAGGTTTTCTCGACGAACGCGGCCCCGAGGTTGTCGATCCGATCTTGGGGCTCCCTTGGTTGGGCGACCCCGCGAGCTTTCAACCTGCCGTCGGGCAAAGGCTGGTGGTAGCCGTCGGCGACACTCGCAGTCGCCAGCGCCAGGTCGCCGCGTTGCTGGCCAGAGGCGCGCAGTTCGAGCGCATCACCTCGCGCTGCTTCATCGGCGAGCGCAGCCAGGTCGGGCGCAGCTTCATCGGCCTGGACGTCAGCACCGGCAGCGATTGCCGTCTCGGCGATTTCGGCTTCATCGACATCGAGGCGCGCCTGGGGCATGACGTGGTGCTCGAAGACTTCGTGCAGATGGGGCCCCGCTGCCTGCTCGCCGGCCACGTGCATGTCGAACGCGGGGCCACCCTGCACTCGGCGGCCCTGGTGGCGCGCGGCGTGCGCATCGGTGCCGGGGCCACGGTCGGCCTGGGCGCCGTGGTACTCCAGGATGTGCCGGCCGGGGCGACCGTGGTCGGCAATCCGGCGCGGGTAGTGTTTCACCGCGACGTCAATGCGGGAGGCTGGCCATGA
- a CDS encoding glycosyltransferase, with translation MSAHPAPLVSIVIPAYKAVYFEIALQSALAQTWPALEIVIGDDSADQAIADIVQRYQDGPVPIRYQRNPEPLGEVGNLARCIEQARGTYIKPLYDDDVLQPGCVPALVSVLQQQPEVALAAVRRRRIGPDGEVLEPIVHTVPVFGEDVVLEGPPLVAWLAEQRLNFIGEPSCIMARRSDLQPLGDGLMSLDGVLIEWLGDLTLYCNLLQHGSLALLDAPLCDFRVSPQQFSQAGRDQPGIGEHSHSQFSSGLRALGWCDPAYDGQHVQVRCLGDGVVEQVDLLTRLRQVFASLNASAEVQAWLARRVPDHTEQGLIDAYLHARDGGPRLAVYLLSDGCQPGALAATLRSLEQAREHYPALAVQVIEHAVGAQRVGLLNQALGQCSSTWCMLAAAGDEFTPAGLMIAGLELAAQPACHALYGDSVRRLADGQLRHAMRPDFSLDYLLSCPRSMLGHWLFKREVVLQEGGFAAQFDRALEWEMILRLIDQRGAAGIGHVSEVWAIVADVPAVHQPQQQRALLRHLQRRGYADAQVHSPGPGLFAIDYWHAAAASVSILVVPGTQPAALERCLLSVVEHSRGSDFEVLVAIEPRLPAASRQWLLACATLPGAQLRCVELPAGLSHSAACNRLAAQAQGEYLLLLRSEAAAMHSGWLEALLNHAQRPEVGVVGALALDAEGHVVHAGTLLGLQGAAGGALQGWPLAHEGYGQRLRVEHNYSAVGGACLMVRASLYGELAGLDEQFADAGSDTDLCLRAGELGYLTVWTPRARLLYSVPPAELPSLAQQALRRRWLERLARDPAHNPNLSLNRAGGFELADANLSWRPLVWRPLPVILAQPADFAGCGQYRVIQPLRSLKNAGLAEGVLGGGMTLLDVQRYAPDSIILQRPISASRLEALGQLHEFSQAFKVYELDDYLPRVPIKNVHRAQIPKDVLRTIARGLAWVDRFVVSTQPLAEAFGHLHGDIRVVENRLDPAWWGQLPAPAVRAGGKPRVGWGGGISHSGDLDMIGDVVRALAGEVDWVFFGMCPPALRPFLKEYHPGVPIAKYPAKLASLGLDLAIAPLEENLFNTCKSNLRLLELGICGYPVVCSDVPSFACNLPVTRVRNRFKDWVAAIRGQLADPAANALAGVRLQAAVREHWMLDAGHRQTWLKAWLPD, from the coding sequence ATGAGCGCGCATCCTGCACCGCTGGTGAGCATCGTCATACCCGCCTACAAGGCCGTGTATTTCGAAATCGCATTGCAAAGTGCCTTGGCCCAGACCTGGCCGGCGCTGGAGATAGTGATTGGCGACGACAGCGCCGACCAGGCCATCGCCGATATCGTCCAGCGCTACCAGGACGGCCCTGTGCCGATCCGCTACCAGCGCAACCCCGAGCCGCTCGGGGAAGTGGGCAACCTGGCGCGCTGTATCGAACAGGCCCGCGGCACCTACATCAAGCCGTTGTACGACGACGACGTGCTGCAACCAGGCTGTGTGCCGGCGCTGGTGAGCGTGCTGCAGCAGCAGCCCGAGGTCGCCCTGGCCGCAGTGCGGCGCCGGCGCATCGGCCCCGACGGCGAAGTGCTGGAACCCATCGTGCACACGGTGCCAGTGTTCGGCGAAGACGTTGTACTCGAGGGGCCGCCACTGGTCGCCTGGCTGGCGGAGCAACGGCTCAATTTCATTGGCGAGCCCAGCTGCATCATGGCCCGGCGCAGCGACCTGCAGCCGCTCGGTGACGGCCTGATGAGCCTCGACGGCGTGCTGATCGAATGGCTCGGCGACCTGACGCTGTATTGCAACCTGCTGCAGCACGGATCGCTGGCGCTGCTCGATGCGCCCTTGTGCGACTTTCGCGTGTCGCCCCAGCAGTTCAGCCAGGCGGGGCGTGATCAGCCAGGCATCGGTGAACATAGCCACAGCCAGTTCAGCAGCGGTCTGCGGGCATTGGGCTGGTGCGACCCGGCGTATGACGGGCAGCACGTACAGGTGCGCTGTCTGGGCGACGGCGTGGTCGAGCAGGTGGACCTGCTGACGCGCCTGCGGCAGGTGTTCGCCAGCCTCAACGCCAGCGCCGAGGTCCAGGCCTGGCTGGCGCGGCGGGTACCCGACCACACTGAACAAGGCCTGATCGATGCCTACCTGCACGCCCGGGACGGCGGCCCCCGATTGGCGGTGTACCTGCTGAGCGATGGCTGCCAGCCCGGGGCGCTGGCCGCCACGCTGCGCAGCCTGGAGCAGGCTCGCGAGCATTATCCGGCGCTCGCCGTGCAGGTGATCGAGCATGCGGTGGGCGCGCAGCGGGTCGGCCTGCTCAACCAGGCGCTCGGGCAGTGCAGCAGTACCTGGTGCATGCTGGCGGCTGCCGGCGACGAGTTCACCCCGGCCGGGCTGATGATCGCCGGGCTGGAGCTGGCCGCCCAGCCGGCGTGCCACGCACTCTATGGCGACAGCGTGCGGCGCCTGGCGGACGGTCAGTTGCGTCACGCCATGCGCCCGGATTTCAGCCTCGACTACCTGCTGTCCTGCCCGCGCAGCATGCTTGGCCATTGGTTGTTCAAGCGCGAGGTGGTGCTGCAGGAGGGCGGTTTCGCGGCGCAATTCGACCGGGCGCTGGAGTGGGAGATGATCCTGCGTCTGATCGACCAGCGCGGCGCGGCCGGCATCGGCCATGTGTCCGAGGTCTGGGCCATTGTCGCCGATGTGCCAGCGGTGCATCAGCCGCAGCAGCAGCGGGCGTTGTTGCGTCACCTGCAGCGGCGCGGCTACGCCGACGCCCAGGTGCACAGCCCCGGCCCCGGGCTGTTCGCTATCGATTACTGGCATGCGGCGGCGGCCAGCGTCTCCATCCTGGTGGTGCCCGGTACCCAGCCGGCGGCGCTGGAGCGCTGCCTGTTGAGTGTGGTCGAGCATAGTCGTGGCAGCGATTTCGAGGTGCTGGTGGCCATCGAGCCGCGTCTGCCGGCGGCCAGCCGCCAGTGGCTGCTGGCCTGCGCGACATTGCCGGGGGCGCAACTGCGCTGCGTCGAATTGCCAGCGGGCTTGTCCCACAGTGCAGCGTGCAACCGGCTGGCCGCCCAGGCCCAGGGTGAGTACCTGCTGTTGCTGCGCAGCGAGGCTGCCGCCATGCACAGCGGCTGGCTCGAGGCGCTGCTCAATCATGCCCAGCGGCCCGAGGTCGGGGTGGTCGGCGCCCTGGCCCTGGATGCAGAGGGCCACGTGGTGCATGCAGGCACGCTGCTCGGCCTGCAGGGCGCCGCCGGCGGGGCGCTGCAGGGTTGGCCGCTGGCCCATGAAGGTTATGGTCAGCGCTTGCGCGTCGAGCACAACTACAGTGCCGTAGGCGGTGCCTGCCTGATGGTCCGCGCCTCGCTGTACGGCGAGTTGGCAGGTCTGGACGAGCAGTTCGCCGACGCCGGCAGCGACACCGACCTGTGCCTGCGGGCCGGCGAGCTTGGCTACCTGACGGTATGGACGCCACGCGCGCGGTTGCTCTACAGCGTGCCACCCGCCGAGTTGCCGTCTCTGGCGCAGCAGGCCTTGCGGCGGCGCTGGCTGGAGCGGTTGGCACGTGACCCGGCGCATAACCCGAACCTGTCGCTCAACCGTGCCGGGGGCTTCGAACTGGCCGACGCCAACCTGAGCTGGCGGCCGCTGGTCTGGCGCCCGTTGCCGGTGATATTGGCGCAGCCGGCCGATTTCGCCGGATGCGGCCAATACCGGGTGATCCAGCCGCTGCGCAGCCTGAAAAACGCCGGGTTGGCCGAAGGCGTGCTGGGCGGCGGCATGACGCTGCTGGACGTACAGCGCTATGCGCCAGACTCGATCATCCTGCAGCGGCCAATCAGCGCCTCGCGCCTGGAGGCACTGGGCCAATTGCACGAGTTCTCCCAGGCATTCAAGGTCTATGAGCTGGATGACTACCTGCCGAGAGTGCCGATCAAGAACGTGCACCGTGCGCAGATTCCCAAGGATGTGCTGCGCACGATCGCCCGTGGCCTGGCTTGGGTGGACCGTTTCGTGGTGTCGACCCAGCCACTGGCCGAGGCCTTCGGCCACCTGCACGGCGACATCCGGGTGGTGGAGAATCGCCTGGACCCTGCCTGGTGGGGCCAGCTGCCGGCGCCCGCCGTCAGGGCCGGCGGCAAGCCGCGAGTGGGCTGGGGCGGCGGGATCAGTCACAGCGGCGATCTGGACATGATCGGCGATGTGGTGCGGGCCCTGGCCGGGGAGGTTGACTGGGTGTTTTTCGGCATGTGCCCGCCGGCCCTGCGGCCTTTCCTCAAGGAGTACCACCCAGGGGTGCCGATTGCCAAGTATCCGGCGAAACTGGCCAGCCTGGGGCTGGACCTGGCGATCGCTCCTCTGGAAGAGAATCTGTTCAACACCTGCAAGAGCAACCTGCGCCTGCTGGAACTGGGCATCTGTGGTTATCCGGTGGTGTGCAGCGATGTGCCCAGTTTCGCCTGCAACCTGCCGGTGACCCGGGTGCGCAACCGCTTCAAGGACTGGGTGGCCGCCATTCGCGGGCAGCTTGCCGACCCGGCGGCCAACGCTCTGGCCGGCGTGCGCCTGCAGGCGGCCGTACGTGAGCACTGGATGCTCGACGCGGGCCACCGGCAGACCTGGCTCAAGGCCTGGCTGCCCGATTGA
- the flgA gene encoding flagellar basal body P-ring formation chaperone FlgA — MDFFKIRGRLSAALVPLCEGLLRRCGKLASHGLLALLPMTAAAEPPLVQALVSTREIARQAPVRMADLQWRRVHPSQHPRGLISDPAQLDGMSARRRIRAGQVLSPSLLEPSLLIRRGERVLIQASHGQVRASTEGEALSSGGRGAAIEVRNLGSGKRVQAWVVEGGVVSTTTP, encoded by the coding sequence ATGGATTTTTTTAAAATTCGCGGACGACTCTCGGCAGCCCTGGTTCCGCTGTGCGAAGGCTTGCTCCGGCGGTGCGGAAAGCTCGCTTCCCATGGCCTGCTGGCCTTGCTGCCGATGACTGCGGCCGCCGAGCCACCGCTCGTCCAGGCACTGGTCAGCACCCGCGAGATTGCCCGCCAGGCGCCGGTGCGCATGGCCGACCTGCAATGGCGGCGTGTGCACCCCAGCCAGCACCCCCGCGGGTTGATCAGTGACCCGGCGCAGCTGGACGGGATGAGCGCGCGGCGGCGCATCCGCGCCGGGCAGGTACTGAGCCCCAGCCTGCTGGAGCCCAGCTTGCTGATCCGGCGCGGCGAGCGCGTGCTGATCCAGGCCAGCCACGGCCAGGTGCGGGCCAGCACCGAGGGCGAGGCATTGAGCAGCGGCGGCCGCGGCGCAGCCATCGAAGTACGCAACCTGGGCAGCGGCAAACGGGTGCAGGCGTGGGTGGTGGAGGGCGGCGTGGTCAGTACGACCACGCCGTGA
- the flgB gene encoding flagellar basal body rod protein FlgB (with FlgF and C makes up the proximal portion of the flagellar basal body rod; Vibrio parahaemolyticus protein is associated with the lateral flagella), protein MSFAIDRTLGVHAQAIGLHIRRSEILAANLANESTPGFKARDLDFAAEMRRSAQVSDSRLMYRVPTQPAQDGNTVEASVEQAAFAKASQDYQASLTFLNQKLRGLKQAIEGR, encoded by the coding sequence ATGAGCTTTGCCATTGATCGAACCCTGGGCGTACACGCCCAGGCCATCGGCCTGCACATTCGGCGCAGCGAGATTCTGGCCGCCAATCTGGCCAATGAAAGCACACCCGGCTTCAAGGCCCGCGACCTCGACTTCGCTGCCGAAATGCGCCGCTCGGCGCAGGTGTCCGACAGCCGCCTGATGTATCGCGTGCCGACCCAGCCGGCGCAGGACGGCAACACCGTGGAGGCCAGTGTCGAGCAGGCCGCCTTCGCCAAGGCCAGCCAGGACTACCAGGCCAGCCTGACCTTTCTCAACCAGAAATTGCGAGGCCTCAAGCAGGCCATAGAGGGGCGCTGA
- the flgC gene encoding flagellar basal body rod protein FlgC, whose protein sequence is MSFDSIYRIAGSAMNAQTVRLNTVASNLANADSAAASADSAYQARKPVFAAVYANDLLTRGVGLGGAHVQVLDVVGSGRAPQRRHEPDHPLADGSGYVFYSDVNPIEEMTDMMSASRSFETGVEVLNRIKGMQQGLLKLGEA, encoded by the coding sequence ATGTCGTTCGATTCCATCTACCGCATCGCCGGCTCGGCCATGAATGCCCAGACCGTGCGCCTGAATACGGTGGCCAGCAACCTGGCCAACGCCGATTCTGCGGCTGCCAGCGCGGACAGTGCCTACCAGGCGCGCAAGCCGGTGTTCGCCGCTGTGTACGCCAACGACCTGCTGACCCGCGGCGTCGGCCTGGGCGGCGCCCATGTGCAGGTGCTCGACGTGGTCGGCTCCGGCCGCGCGCCGCAACGCCGGCATGAGCCCGACCATCCGCTGGCCGACGGCAGTGGCTATGTCTTCTATTCCGACGTCAACCCGATCGAGGAGATGACCGACATGATGTCCGCCAGCCGCAGTTTCGAAACCGGCGTCGAGGTGCTCAACCGGATCAAGGGCATGCAGCAGGGCCTGCTGAAGCTGGGAGAAGCCTGA
- a CDS encoding flagellar hook capping FlgD N-terminal domain-containing protein, whose protein sequence is MSTITPRDLERSGLPRETPVTTPRTSDSQEIENQFLALMVAQIQNQDPTKPVDTSEFIQQFAAMSQVKSLENMSKLTQSNLILLDNLQTLTAASLVGQHVKVAVDSIQVEGEVIQGSVELEHAANDVVITLTDSNGQTVEVKLGAGEAGQLDFTLDPEALGLAPGEYQIEVKTGAGETPPVEITGLVTGVRVTPDGTLLEVKGAGRVPLHKITEFSQGSMGALFQPSAAAFIPSSATGLPA, encoded by the coding sequence ATGAGCACGATCACCCCGCGTGACCTCGAGCGCTCCGGCCTGCCCCGTGAGACCCCCGTCACCACCCCGCGTACCAGCGATTCGCAAGAGATCGAGAACCAGTTCCTGGCCCTGATGGTGGCGCAGATCCAGAACCAGGACCCGACCAAACCGGTGGACACCTCGGAGTTCATTCAGCAGTTCGCCGCCATGTCCCAGGTCAAGAGCCTGGAGAACATGAGCAAGCTGACCCAGAGCAACCTGATCCTGCTCGACAACCTGCAGACGCTGACCGCTGCCAGCCTGGTGGGCCAGCACGTCAAGGTGGCGGTGGACAGCATCCAGGTGGAAGGCGAGGTGATCCAGGGTTCGGTAGAGCTCGAGCATGCCGCCAACGACGTGGTCATCACCCTTACCGACAGCAATGGCCAGACCGTGGAAGTCAAGCTGGGCGCGGGCGAGGCCGGCCAGCTGGACTTCACCCTCGACCCCGAGGCGCTGGGCCTGGCGCCCGGCGAATACCAGATCGAAGTCAAGACCGGGGCGGGCGAGACGCCGCCGGTGGAGATCACCGGCCTGGTCACCGGCGTGCGCGTGACGCCCGACGGCACCCTGCTCGAGGTCAAGGGCGCCGGGCGCGTGCCGCTGCACAAGATCACCGAATTCAGCCAGGGCTCGATGGGAGCGTTGTTCCAGCCATCGGCCGCGGCCTTCATTCCATCTTCCGCAACAGGATTGCCAGCATGA
- the flgE gene encoding flagellar hook protein FlgE, which produces MSFNIATSGLNSVTEQLNAISHNIANVGTTGFKSSRVEFGSLYADGQAMGVGVISMTQSVGQNGALVNTGRDLDMGISGGGFFITRGTNGDTSYTRNGVFGTDKDNFVVDANGQNLMGYPVDAAGNLLVGTLRELQILSGNIPARATDTLDFTLNLNAGEKVPTVTPFDPDNADSYNFTYTTKVFDSQGKEHTVTQYFAKTADNRWQAHYYNQGQSVGGPQLLEFSPGGGLTAPTGTVDISFTLPGVNPMNIAIDYTGTTQYGSDFVVTTNKASGYAAGEQTGLAVEKDGKVYAKYSNGERLLQGQVVMASFANAGGLKNENGTRWSATGESGAPLLGTPGSGPLGSLSAGTLEASNVDLTQQLVGLMEGQRNYQANSKVLTTSKELTQILFGSI; this is translated from the coding sequence ATGAGTTTCAATATCGCGACTTCCGGGCTCAACTCGGTCACCGAGCAGCTCAATGCCATCAGCCACAATATTGCCAACGTCGGCACCACCGGGTTCAAATCCTCGCGGGTGGAGTTCGGCAGCCTGTACGCGGATGGCCAGGCCATGGGCGTGGGGGTCATCAGCATGACCCAGAGCGTCGGCCAGAACGGCGCGCTGGTGAATACCGGGCGCGATCTGGACATGGGCATCTCCGGTGGCGGCTTCTTCATCACCCGTGGCACCAACGGCGACACCAGCTATACCCGCAATGGCGTGTTCGGCACCGACAAGGACAACTTCGTGGTCGATGCCAACGGCCAGAACCTCATGGGCTACCCGGTGGATGCCGCCGGCAACCTGTTGGTCGGAACCCTGCGCGAACTGCAGATCCTGTCGGGCAACATCCCGGCGCGGGCCACCGATACCCTGGACTTCACCCTCAACCTCAACGCCGGTGAGAAGGTGCCTACGGTCACCCCCTTCGACCCGGACAATGCCGACAGCTACAACTTCACCTACACCACCAAGGTGTTCGACTCCCAGGGCAAGGAGCACACCGTCACCCAGTACTTCGCCAAGACCGCCGACAACCGGTGGCAGGCGCATTACTACAACCAGGGCCAGTCGGTGGGCGGCCCGCAGCTGCTGGAGTTCTCGCCTGGCGGCGGCCTGACCGCGCCCACTGGCACGGTCGACATCAGTTTCACGCTGCCCGGTGTCAACCCCATGAACATCGCCATCGACTACACCGGCACCACTCAGTACGGCTCGGACTTCGTGGTCACGACCAACAAGGCCTCCGGCTACGCCGCCGGCGAGCAGACCGGCCTGGCGGTGGAGAAGGACGGCAAGGTCTACGCCAAATACAGCAATGGCGAACGTCTGCTGCAGGGCCAGGTGGTAATGGCCAGCTTCGCCAATGCCGGTGGCCTGAAGAACGAGAACGGCACGCGCTGGAGCGCCACCGGCGAGTCCGGTGCGCCGCTGCTGGGGACACCGGGCAGCGGGCCGCTGGGCAGCCTGAGCGCCGGCACCCTGGAGGCTTCCAACGTGGACCTGACCCAGCAGTTGGTCGGGCTGATGGAAGGCCAGCGCAACTACCAGGCCAACAGCAAGGTGCTGACCACCAGCAAGGAACTCACCCAGATCCTCTTCGGCTCGATTTGA
- a CDS encoding flagellar basal body rod protein FlgF — protein MDRLGYTAMTAASRTMTALSVRANNLANANTPGFRADLEQASAAPVPGYGYDSRHLARVQDNGVSLAAGSLMATGRDLDFAIQGSGLIAVQGTQGEAYTRHGSLQVDSDMQLVAHGRPVLGEGGPITLPAHDRLHIGRDGTISVLPSGETQLVEAGRIKLVDVPAADLAKDPTGLLVLRAGGSAEQDEAVSLASGYLESSNVSSIDQLVATLSLSRLFETQVKMMKAAENLADAGNRMIRGS, from the coding sequence ATGGACCGTCTCGGCTACACCGCCATGACCGCCGCCAGCCGCACCATGACCGCGTTGAGCGTGCGCGCCAACAACCTGGCCAATGCCAACACGCCAGGCTTTCGCGCCGACCTGGAACAGGCCAGCGCGGCCCCCGTGCCCGGTTACGGCTATGACAGCCGGCACCTGGCGCGCGTCCAGGACAACGGCGTGAGCCTGGCCGCCGGCAGCCTGATGGCCACCGGTCGCGACCTCGACTTCGCCATCCAGGGCTCCGGCCTGATCGCTGTGCAGGGCACCCAGGGCGAGGCGTACACCCGCCATGGCAGTTTGCAGGTGGACAGCGACATGCAGCTGGTGGCACACGGTCGCCCGGTGCTGGGCGAGGGTGGCCCGATCACGTTGCCCGCCCACGACCGGCTGCATATCGGTCGCGACGGCACGATTTCAGTGTTGCCCAGCGGCGAAACGCAGCTGGTCGAAGCCGGTCGCATCAAGCTGGTCGATGTGCCGGCGGCCGACCTGGCCAAGGACCCCACCGGGCTGTTGGTCCTGCGCGCCGGCGGCAGCGCCGAGCAGGACGAGGCCGTCTCCCTGGCCAGCGGCTATCTGGAAAGCAGCAACGTGTCCTCCATCGATCAATTGGTCGCCACCCTCAGCCTGAGCCGACTGTTCGAGACTCAGGTAAAAATGATGAAAGCCGCCGAAAACCTCGCCGACGCGGGCAACCGCATGATTCGCGGCAGTTGA
- the flgG gene encoding flagellar basal-body rod protein FlgG, whose product MSSALWISKTGLAAQDKAMAAVANNLANVNTVGFKADRVVFEDLFYAIELQPGAQADQVNTVPSGIQLGSGVRVVGTQKVFTQGSMQTTNQPMDLAIVGRGFFQVESPSGDVHYTESGQLQLNAEGMLVNAQGLALVPAIEMPAGSSRFTVGSDGIVTALLPGDTEPVELGQILLANFINPAGLEALGGNLYRETVASGEPVEGVPGQDGLGSIKQGVLEGSNVEVVEAMVSMMAIQRAYEANAKVLDASSGMLQFLNQTV is encoded by the coding sequence ATGAGCTCGGCATTGTGGATCAGCAAGACCGGCCTGGCCGCCCAGGACAAGGCCATGGCCGCCGTGGCCAACAACCTGGCCAACGTCAACACCGTCGGCTTCAAGGCCGACCGGGTGGTGTTCGAGGATCTGTTCTACGCCATCGAACTGCAGCCCGGCGCCCAGGCCGACCAGGTCAACACTGTGCCCTCGGGTATCCAGCTGGGCAGCGGCGTGCGCGTGGTCGGCACGCAGAAGGTGTTTACCCAAGGCAGCATGCAGACCACCAACCAGCCCATGGACCTGGCCATCGTCGGCCGCGGCTTTTTTCAGGTCGAGTCGCCCTCCGGGGACGTGCACTACACCGAGAGCGGTCAGTTGCAGCTCAACGCCGAGGGCATGCTGGTCAACGCCCAGGGTCTGGCCCTGGTGCCGGCGATCGAGATGCCGGCCGGCAGTTCGCGTTTCACCGTGGGCAGCGACGGCATCGTCACCGCCTTGCTTCCCGGCGACACCGAGCCGGTGGAGCTGGGGCAGATCCTGCTGGCCAATTTCATCAACCCGGCGGGCCTCGAGGCCTTGGGCGGCAATCTGTACCGCGAGACGGTGGCCAGTGGCGAGCCGGTCGAGGGCGTGCCGGGCCAGGACGGCCTGGGTAGCATCAAGCAGGGCGTGCTGGAAGGCTCGAACGTGGAGGTGGTCGAAGCCATGGTCTCGATGATGGCCATCCAGCGAGCCTACGAGGCCAATGCCAAGGTGCTGGATGCCTCCTCGGGGATGCTGCAATTTCTCAATCAGACGGTTTGA
- the flgH gene encoding flagellar basal body L-ring protein FlgH: MRMALVLVGLLLCGGCQSFREMLPDDDGSDYQPPALVYDLAEGQAGGLYRSGFSGSLLQDKRALRVGDILTIVLDESTQSSKSAGTSFGKSSKAGIGVPTILGKPYANLESSANASRDFNGAAKSSQQNTLRGSIAVTVHRVLPNGTLLIKGEKTLRLNQGDEYIRLAGLVRTDDINRFNQVSSQSVANARISYAGRGVLNDSNSAGWLTRFFSHPLFPL, encoded by the coding sequence ATGCGAATGGCGCTCGTGCTGGTGGGCCTGCTGCTGTGCGGCGGCTGCCAGAGCTTCAGGGAGATGCTCCCGGACGACGACGGCAGCGACTACCAGCCGCCGGCGCTGGTCTACGACCTCGCCGAAGGGCAGGCCGGAGGGCTGTACCGCAGCGGTTTCAGTGGCTCGCTGCTGCAGGACAAGCGCGCGCTGCGGGTCGGCGACATCCTCACCATCGTGCTGGACGAATCGACCCAGTCGAGCAAGAGCGCTGGCACCAGTTTCGGCAAGAGCAGCAAGGCCGGCATCGGCGTGCCGACCATTCTCGGCAAGCCCTACGCCAACCTCGAAAGCTCGGCCAATGCCTCGCGCGACTTCAACGGCGCCGCCAAGAGCTCGCAGCAGAACACCCTGCGTGGCTCGATCGCGGTGACCGTGCACCGGGTCCTGCCCAACGGCACCCTGCTGATCAAGGGCGAGAAAACCCTGCGGCTCAACCAGGGCGACGAGTACATCCGCCTGGCCGGGCTGGTGCGCACCGACGACATCAACCGCTTCAACCAGGTGTCGTCGCAGAGCGTTGCCAATGCGCGCATCTCCTATGCCGGGCGCGGTGTGCTCAACGACAGCAACTCGGCGGGCTGGTTGACGCGTTTCTTCAGCCACCCGCTTTTTCCTTTGTAG